The following coding sequences are from one Calypte anna isolate BGI_N300 chromosome 18, bCalAnn1_v1.p, whole genome shotgun sequence window:
- the SRSF2 gene encoding serine/arginine-rich splicing factor 2, translated as MSYGRPPPDVEGMTSLKVDNLTYRTSPDTLRRVFEKYGRVGDVYIPRDRYTKESRGFAFVRFHDKRDAEDAMDAMDGAVLDGRELRVQMARYGRPPDSHHSRRGPPPRRYGSSGYGRRSRSPRRRRRSRSRSRSRSRSRSRSRYSRSKSRSRTRSRSRSTSKSRSARRSKSKSSSVSRSRSRSRSRSRSRSPPPASKRESNSRSRSKSPPKSPEEEGAVSS; from the exons ATGAGTTACGGGCGGCCTCCGCCGGACGTGGAGGGCATGACGTCCCTCAAGGTGGACAACCTGACCTACCGTACCTCCCCGGACACGCTCCGGAGGGTGTTTGAGAAGTATGGCCGTGTGGGCGACGTCTACATCCCCCGGGACCGCTACACTAAGGAAAGCCGAGGCTTCGCTTTCGTTCGTTTCCACGATAAACGCGATGCGGAGGACGCCATGGACGCCATGGACGGGGCCGTGCTGGATGGCCGGGAGCTCCGAGTGCAGATGGCCCGTTACGGCCGCCCCCCCGACTCCCACCACAGCCGGCGGGGACCCCCGCCCCGCCGCTACGGGAGCAGTGGCTACGGGCGCCGCAGCCGCAG CCCTAGAAGACGCCGGCGCAGCCGATCTAGAAGCAGGAGCCGCTCTAGATCTCGCAGTCGGTCCCGCTACAGTCGATCCAAATCCCGGTCTCGCACACGTTCACGGTCTCGTTCCACCTCCAAGTCCAGATCTGCGAGGAGGTCCAAGTCAAAGTCCTCGTCTGTCTCCAGATCCCGGTCCAGGTCGAGATCCCGGTCCAGATCTAGAAGCCCTCCCCCTGCCTCAAAGAGGGAATCCAACTCTAGATCCAGGTCTAAGAGCCCTCCCAAGTCTCCGGAAGAAGAAGGAGCTGTATCCTCGTAG
- the METTL23 gene encoding methyltransferase-like protein 23 — translation MGEPRRCRVRRYRFGDGAEGLVLRIPEVLDPQYGMYVWPCAVVLAQYLWTQRRSLPGKRVLEVGAGVSLPGVLAAKCGAEAILSDSEELPRCLQNCRRSCLANGLPGLPVLGLTWGRLSPELLALAPVDIILGSDVFFDPKDFEDILTTVYFLLEKNPHAQFWTTYQVRSADWSIEALLCKWKLKNVPVPLHSFGADQEHLASSPLPGRHTIEMMIISLAQSEGT, via the exons ATGGGGGAGCCGCGGCGGTGCCGCGTGCGGCGGTACCGGTTCGGCGATGGCGCGGAGGGACTGGTGCTGCGCATCCCCGAG GTTCTGGACCCGCAGTACGGCATGTACGTGTGGCCCTGCGCCGTGGTGCTGGCCCAGTACCTCTGGACGCAGAGGAGAAGCCTGCCCGGCAAGCGAGTGCTGGAG GTGGGTGCCGGTGTGAGCCTCCCCGGGGTGCTGGCCGCTAAGTGCGGGGCCGAAGCGATCCTGTCGGACAGCGAGGAGCTGCCCCGCTGCCTGCAGAACTGCCGGCGGAGCTGCCTGGCCAACGGGCTGCCCGGGCTGCCCGTCCTGGGGCTCACCTGGGGCCGGCTGTCCCcggagctgctggctctggctcCCGTGGACATTATCTTAGGCTCGGATGTCTTCTTTGACCCAAAAG ACTTTGAAGATATTTTAACTACAGTTTACTTTCTGCTGGAGAAGAATCCACATGCTCAGTTCTGGACTACTTATCAAGTGCGGAG TGCTGACTGGTCTATTGAAGCTTTGCTCTGCAAATGGAAACTCAAGAATGTCCCCGTTCCCTTGCACTCCTTTGGGGCAGACCAGGAGCACTTGGCCAGTTCTCCTCTCCCAGGCAGACATACAATTGAAATGATGATCATCTCACTGGCACAATCAGAGGGTACTTAA